One genomic segment of Sulfurimonas sp. includes these proteins:
- a CDS encoding c-type cytochrome, with translation MKKIVSLSLLAASFTVLFASVDAEELAVKKCGECHLMGVVSAEKLKNMKAPPYWAIAKKARENYENKEDKIKYITDYAINPSEEKMLFPKETKTMFGVMKSQKDKVTESELKLIAEYIIEEKSF, from the coding sequence ATGAAAAAAATAGTAAGCTTATCTCTACTGGCTGCTTCTTTTACAGTACTATTTGCTTCTGTGGATGCAGAAGAGTTGGCTGTTAAAAAGTGTGGAGAATGCCATTTAATGGGAGTAGTATCTGCAGAGAAGTTAAAAAACATGAAAGCACCGCCTTATTGGGCAATTGCTAAAAAAGCTAGAGAGAACTATGAAAACAAAGAAGACAAAATAAAATATATAACTGATTATGCAATTAATCCAAGTGAAGAAAAAATGCTTTTTCCTAAAGAGACAAAAACTATGTTTGGTGTTATGAAATCACAAAAAGATAAAGTAACAGAGAGCGAACTTAAACTAATCGCTGAATACATAATAGAAGAAAAATCTTTTTAA
- a CDS encoding Dabb family protein, with protein MIVHIVMFRFKDENKGANIKETKKRLDSLVDSVPTLKSMEVGVNFTVADRAFDLSLYSTFDTKEDLDAYAIHPEHLKVVEFIKSVTAESKVVDYIL; from the coding sequence ATGATAGTCCATATAGTTATGTTTAGGTTTAAGGATGAAAACAAAGGTGCAAATATCAAAGAGACTAAAAAGAGATTGGATTCTTTGGTTGATTCGGTTCCAACTTTAAAATCAATGGAAGTCGGCGTGAACTTTACGGTTGCAGATAGAGCGTTTGACCTCTCTTTATACTCTACATTTGATACAAAAGAGGATTTGGATGCTTATGCTATTCATCCTGAGCATTTAAAGGTTGTTGAATTTATAAAATCGGTAACGGCAGAGTCAAAAGTAGTTGATTAT